One window of Saccharopolyspora phatthalungensis genomic DNA carries:
- a CDS encoding sigma-70 family RNA polymerase sigma factor, with the protein MTNVGDGLDALVSAAVDGDRQSIERLLAEIRPLVVRYCRARVGRNERSFASADDVAQEVCLAVLTALPTYKDQGRPFLAFVYGIAAHKVADAHRALARNRSEPVADVPDTPESEAGPEQRAMQGELSGRMAQLLRVLPAKQREILLLRVVVGLSAEETAEAVGSTPGAVRVAQHRALARLRKTLSAEEVV; encoded by the coding sequence ATGACCAACGTGGGGGACGGGCTGGACGCTCTTGTAAGCGCCGCCGTCGACGGCGATCGCCAGTCGATCGAGCGCTTGCTGGCCGAAATCCGTCCTTTGGTGGTGCGGTACTGCCGCGCCAGAGTCGGACGAAACGAGAGGTCGTTCGCTTCGGCGGACGACGTGGCCCAGGAAGTGTGCCTCGCGGTGCTGACCGCGCTGCCCACCTACAAGGACCAGGGTCGTCCGTTCTTGGCGTTCGTGTACGGCATCGCCGCCCACAAGGTGGCTGATGCGCATCGTGCGTTGGCCCGCAATCGCTCCGAACCGGTCGCGGACGTTCCGGACACCCCGGAATCCGAGGCCGGACCAGAGCAGCGGGCGATGCAGGGTGAGCTTTCGGGCAGGATGGCGCAACTGCTTCGTGTCCTCCCGGCCAAGCAGCGGGAAATCTTGCTGCTCCGGGTGGTTGTCGGGTTGTCGGCGGAAGAAACCGCCGAAGCGGTCGGTTCGACGCCGGGCGCAGTACGCGTGGCTCAACACCGCGCGTTGGCCCGGCTGCGAAAGACGCTGTCCGCGGAGGAGGTGGTCTGA
- a CDS encoding GuaB3 family IMP dehydrogenase-related protein — MRDQVEIGMGRTAMRGYDLDDVEIVPSRRTRSSKDVSLSWQIDAYRFDIPLVTHPTDAIVSPATAVRVGELGGLGVLNAEGLWARHENVEEKIFEVVRAAEESSDPEAAIRLLQQLHAAPIRNDLLAAALKQVKDSGVTVAARVSPQHAEELTPDLLAAGVEMLFVQGTIISAEHVARDGEPLNLKRFIAELDVPVVAGGVGDYRTAMHLMRTGAAGVIVGFGQSRAATTTQVLGIGVPMATAIADAAAARRDYLDETGGRYVHVIADGALSYSGDIAKAIACGADAVMLGEALTESSETPAQGYYWTSAAAHPNLPRSEIVGFAGSGADLEQLLFGPSSDPYGTLNLFGGLRRAMAKTGYRDLKEFQRVGLMLRG; from the coding sequence GTGCGGGATCAGGTTGAGATCGGCATGGGCCGGACGGCCATGCGCGGCTACGACTTGGATGACGTGGAAATCGTGCCGTCCCGGCGGACCCGGTCATCGAAGGATGTGTCACTGTCCTGGCAGATCGATGCCTACCGGTTCGACATCCCGCTGGTTACGCACCCGACCGACGCGATCGTCTCACCCGCCACCGCGGTGCGTGTCGGCGAGCTCGGCGGCCTCGGCGTGCTCAACGCCGAAGGACTGTGGGCGAGGCACGAGAACGTCGAGGAGAAGATCTTCGAGGTGGTTCGCGCCGCCGAGGAGAGCAGCGACCCGGAGGCGGCGATCCGGCTGCTGCAGCAACTGCACGCCGCGCCGATCCGGAACGACCTGCTGGCCGCCGCGCTGAAGCAGGTCAAGGATTCCGGCGTCACGGTGGCGGCGCGGGTGAGCCCGCAGCACGCCGAGGAACTGACTCCGGACCTGCTCGCGGCGGGCGTCGAGATGCTGTTCGTGCAGGGCACCATCATTTCCGCCGAGCACGTGGCCCGGGACGGCGAGCCGCTGAACCTCAAGCGGTTCATCGCCGAACTCGACGTCCCGGTTGTCGCCGGCGGGGTCGGTGATTACCGCACAGCGATGCACCTGATGCGCACCGGAGCGGCCGGGGTGATCGTCGGCTTCGGCCAGTCCCGCGCGGCCACCACTACCCAGGTGCTGGGCATCGGGGTGCCGATGGCGACCGCGATCGCGGATGCGGCCGCGGCCCGTCGCGATTACCTGGACGAGACCGGCGGTCGCTACGTGCACGTGATCGCCGACGGTGCGCTGTCGTACTCCGGGGACATCGCCAAGGCGATCGCCTGTGGCGCCGATGCCGTGATGCTCGGCGAGGCGTTGACCGAGTCGTCCGAGACGCCGGCGCAGGGCTACTACTGGACTTCCGCCGCCGCGCACCCGAATCTGCCGCGCAGCGAGATCGTCGGTTTCGCCGGTTCCGGGGCAGATTTGGAGCAGTTGCTGTTCGGGCCGAGCAGCGATCCGTACGGCACGCTGAACCTCTTCGGCGGCCTGCGCCGCGCGATGGCCAAGACCGGCTACCGGGACCTTAAGGAGTTCCAGCGGGTCGGCCTGATGCTCCGCGGCTGA
- a CDS encoding MerR family transcriptional regulator: MSRVTTRPEPVPGQDAPNSTDDPEPVGSSDGAASDDQPRLSVAAVARRLGVAPATLRTWDRRYGLGPSDHTSGRHRRYAPDDIARLEQMQRALLRGASPMEAARYARTVAAPLPQRYPESAEQQQPDSDGSGDGPMMLSGVLDGAGDIKLVGGSNTGGRGLKLVGAGPHARGLGRAALALDSWSVQRLLIESVESDGVVGTWRGMLQPVLRAVSERRQRSGSGVEVLQLLVDCASTALRSVIANAQAPINPRPVVLAPVPGEAQELELVALAAALAANRVGHRLFGAALPREGLAAAVRRSAPAAVVLWADQSHYASPRVLDDIPITRQRARAFVVGAGWAHQALPAHVELLDSLEAAVARVSEAVLG; this comes from the coding sequence ATGTCCCGGGTGACGACGCGGCCGGAACCTGTGCCGGGGCAGGACGCCCCCAACTCGACCGACGATCCGGAACCGGTCGGAAGTTCCGATGGCGCGGCGTCGGACGATCAGCCGCGCCTCAGCGTCGCCGCAGTAGCCCGACGACTCGGTGTGGCACCTGCCACGCTGCGCACCTGGGATCGTCGGTACGGCCTTGGTCCCAGCGATCACACCAGCGGACGCCATCGCCGGTACGCCCCGGACGACATCGCCCGCCTGGAACAGATGCAGCGAGCCCTGCTGCGCGGTGCCTCCCCGATGGAGGCCGCTCGCTACGCCCGCACCGTCGCGGCGCCGCTACCGCAGCGATACCCAGAATCGGCCGAACAACAACAACCGGATTCCGACGGTTCCGGTGATGGCCCGATGATGCTGTCCGGTGTGCTCGACGGCGCGGGCGACATCAAGTTGGTCGGCGGCTCCAACACCGGCGGGCGCGGGCTCAAACTCGTCGGCGCCGGGCCCCACGCCCGCGGGCTGGGGAGAGCGGCGCTCGCCCTGGACTCCTGGTCCGTGCAGCGCTTGCTGATCGAGTCGGTGGAGAGTGACGGGGTCGTCGGCACCTGGCGAGGAATGCTGCAGCCGGTGCTGCGCGCGGTCAGTGAGCGGCGCCAGCGCTCCGGCTCCGGCGTCGAGGTCCTGCAGCTGTTGGTCGACTGCGCCTCCACCGCGCTTCGATCGGTGATCGCCAACGCGCAGGCCCCGATCAATCCCCGCCCGGTGGTGCTCGCTCCGGTGCCCGGCGAAGCCCAAGAGCTCGAACTCGTGGCGCTCGCCGCGGCGCTGGCGGCCAACCGGGTCGGCCACCGGCTGTTCGGTGCCGCGCTGCCGAGAGAAGGACTCGCGGCGGCGGTGCGGCGGTCCGCGCCTGCGGCCGTGGTGCTTTGGGCCGATCAGTCGCACTACGCCTCGCCGCGGGTCTTGGACGACATTCCGATCACCCGGCAGCGGGCGCGAGCGTTCGTCGTGGGGGCTGGCTGGGCGCACCAGGCGCTGCCGGCTCATGTGGAGTTGCTCGATTCGCTTGAGGCCGCCGTCGCACGTGTCTCGGAGGCCGTCCTCGGCTGA
- the guaA gene encoding glutamine-hydrolyzing GMP synthase, which translates to MSGTASNRGADRQGKGPVLVVDYGAQYAQLIARRVREAQVYSEVVPHDTPVEDIAGRDPAAIVLSGGPASVYADGAPQVDPELFNAGIPVFGICYGFQAMTSALGGTVEHTGTREYGRTELAISGDGGTLHAELPGHHPVWMSHGDSVSKAPEGFAVTAATNDTPVAAFENLDRRLAGVQYHPEVVHSPHGQEVLRRFLHEIAGVRPQWTTASIVDETVAAIREQIGDRRAICGLSGGVDSAVAAALVHRAIGDQLTCVFVDHGLLRSGERTQVERDFVAATGVRLVTIDAVDRFLGALSGITDPEEKRKIIGREFIRVFEQAARDLQAEAGAAGEQIDFLVQGTLYPDVVESGGGTGAANIKSHHNVGGLPDDLQFELVEPLRALFKDEVRRVGLELGLPETIVHRQPFPGPGLGIRIIGEVTAARLATLRAADSIAREELTAAGLDRDIWQCPVVLLADVRSVGVQGDGRTYGHPVVLRPVSSEDAMTADWTRLPYDVLERISTRITNEVADVNRVTLDVTSKPPGTIEWE; encoded by the coding sequence GTGTCCGGTACCGCAAGCAACAGGGGCGCCGATCGCCAGGGCAAGGGGCCTGTTCTCGTTGTCGATTACGGCGCCCAGTACGCCCAGCTGATCGCGCGACGGGTGCGGGAGGCGCAGGTCTACTCCGAGGTCGTCCCGCACGACACCCCGGTCGAGGACATCGCGGGCCGCGACCCGGCCGCCATCGTGCTCTCCGGCGGTCCCGCCAGCGTCTACGCCGACGGCGCGCCGCAGGTCGATCCGGAGCTGTTCAACGCGGGCATCCCGGTCTTCGGTATCTGCTACGGCTTCCAGGCGATGACCTCCGCGCTCGGCGGCACGGTGGAGCACACCGGTACCCGCGAGTACGGCCGCACCGAGCTGGCCATCAGCGGTGACGGCGGCACGCTGCACGCGGAGCTGCCCGGCCACCACCCGGTGTGGATGAGCCACGGCGACTCGGTGAGCAAGGCACCCGAGGGCTTCGCCGTCACCGCCGCGACCAACGACACTCCGGTCGCTGCCTTCGAAAACCTCGACCGCCGGCTGGCCGGTGTGCAGTACCACCCCGAGGTGGTGCACTCGCCGCACGGTCAGGAGGTGCTGCGCCGGTTCCTGCACGAGATCGCCGGTGTCCGTCCGCAGTGGACCACCGCGTCCATCGTGGACGAGACGGTGGCCGCGATCCGCGAGCAGATCGGTGACCGGCGGGCGATCTGCGGGCTGTCCGGCGGGGTGGACTCCGCGGTGGCGGCTGCCCTGGTGCACCGCGCCATCGGCGACCAGCTGACCTGCGTGTTCGTCGACCACGGCCTGCTGCGCTCCGGCGAGCGCACCCAGGTGGAGCGGGATTTCGTCGCGGCCACCGGAGTCCGGCTGGTCACTATCGACGCGGTGGACCGGTTCCTCGGCGCGCTCAGCGGCATCACCGACCCCGAGGAGAAGCGCAAGATCATCGGCCGGGAGTTCATCCGGGTCTTCGAGCAGGCGGCCCGCGACCTGCAGGCCGAGGCGGGCGCGGCCGGCGAGCAGATCGACTTTCTCGTGCAGGGCACGCTCTACCCGGACGTGGTGGAGTCCGGCGGCGGTACCGGTGCGGCCAACATCAAGTCCCACCACAACGTCGGCGGGCTGCCCGATGACCTCCAGTTCGAGCTGGTCGAGCCGCTGCGCGCGCTGTTCAAGGACGAGGTGCGCCGGGTCGGGCTGGAGCTGGGCCTGCCGGAGACGATCGTGCATCGGCAGCCGTTCCCCGGGCCGGGGCTGGGTATCCGGATCATCGGCGAGGTGACCGCCGCGCGGCTCGCGACGCTGCGCGCGGCCGACTCGATCGCCCGCGAGGAGCTGACCGCGGCGGGCCTGGACCGCGACATCTGGCAGTGCCCGGTGGTGCTGCTGGCCGACGTCAGGTCGGTCGGCGTCCAGGGCGACGGCCGCACCTACGGGCACCCGGTGGTGTTGCGCCCGGTGTCCAGCGAGGACGCGATGACCGCGGACTGGACCCGGCTGCCCTACGACGTGCTGGAGCGGATCTCCACCCGCATCACCAACGAGGTCGCCGACGTCAACCGGGTCACCCTCGACGTCACGTCCAAGCCGCCGGGCACCATCGAGTGGGAGTGA
- the guaB gene encoding IMP dehydrogenase, whose translation MTSELTAPGLPSKFATLGLTFDDVLLLPDESDVIPSGVDTSTLLSRNVRLRVPLLSAAMDTVTEARMAIAMARQGGVGILQRNLSVEEQAAQVEVVKRSEAGMVTDPVTCSPDDTLAEVDALCARFRISGVPVTDPDGTLVGIITNRDMRFEVDYTRRVREVMTATPLVTAQVGVTAEAALGLLRRHKIEKLPIVDNAGKLRGLITVKDFVKTEQYPNATKDPDGRLLCGAAVGVGADSHERAMALVDAGVDVLIVDTAHGHSRAVLDTVATLKKELGNSVDVIGGNVATRAGAQALVDAGADAVKVGVGPGSICTTRVVAGVGVPQISAIYEASMACRPAGVPLIGDGGIQYSGDIPKAIAAGASSVMLGSLLAGTAESPGQLVLVNGKQFKVYRGMGSLGAMQSRGQAKSYSKDRYFQDDVLSEDKLVPEGIEGRVPFRGPLAQVVDQLIGGLRSGMGYTGSNTIAELQDAKLVRITAAGLKESHPHDITMTVEAPNYTTR comes from the coding sequence ATGACCAGCGAACTCACCGCACCCGGCCTCCCCTCGAAGTTCGCGACGCTGGGGCTGACCTTCGATGATGTGCTGCTGCTACCGGACGAATCCGATGTCATCCCCAGCGGAGTCGACACGTCCACCCTGTTGTCCCGCAACGTCCGGCTGCGGGTGCCGCTGCTGTCGGCGGCGATGGACACCGTCACCGAGGCGCGGATGGCGATCGCGATGGCCCGGCAAGGCGGTGTCGGTATCCTCCAGCGGAACTTGTCGGTCGAGGAACAGGCCGCGCAGGTCGAGGTGGTCAAGCGTTCCGAGGCCGGGATGGTCACCGACCCCGTGACGTGCTCGCCGGACGACACCCTCGCCGAGGTGGACGCGCTGTGTGCCCGCTTCCGCATCTCCGGGGTTCCGGTGACGGACCCGGACGGCACCCTGGTCGGCATCATCACCAACCGCGACATGCGCTTCGAGGTGGACTACACGCGCCGGGTGCGCGAGGTGATGACCGCCACGCCGCTGGTCACCGCGCAGGTGGGCGTCACCGCGGAGGCCGCGCTCGGGTTGCTGCGGCGGCACAAGATCGAGAAGCTGCCGATCGTCGACAACGCCGGCAAGCTGCGCGGGTTGATCACCGTCAAGGACTTCGTCAAGACCGAGCAGTACCCCAACGCCACCAAGGACCCAGACGGTCGGCTGCTGTGCGGCGCCGCGGTAGGCGTCGGTGCCGACTCGCACGAGCGCGCGATGGCGCTGGTGGATGCGGGTGTCGACGTGCTGATCGTGGACACCGCGCACGGGCACTCGCGCGCGGTGCTGGACACCGTCGCGACGCTGAAGAAGGAACTCGGCAACTCCGTCGACGTGATCGGCGGCAACGTGGCGACCCGCGCGGGCGCGCAGGCGCTGGTCGATGCCGGGGCGGACGCGGTGAAGGTCGGCGTCGGGCCCGGCTCGATCTGCACCACCCGCGTCGTCGCCGGGGTGGGCGTGCCGCAGATCAGCGCGATCTACGAGGCGAGCATGGCGTGCCGCCCGGCGGGTGTGCCACTGATCGGCGACGGCGGCATCCAGTACTCCGGGGACATTCCGAAGGCGATCGCGGCCGGCGCGAGCAGCGTCATGCTGGGCAGCCTGCTGGCCGGCACCGCCGAGTCGCCGGGCCAGCTGGTGTTGGTCAACGGCAAGCAGTTCAAGGTGTACCGGGGCATGGGCTCGCTGGGTGCCATGCAGTCGCGGGGACAGGCCAAGTCGTACTCCAAGGACCGCTACTTCCAGGACGACGTGCTGTCCGAGGACAAACTGGTGCCGGAGGGCATCGAGGGCCGGGTGCCGTTCCGCGGGCCGCTGGCGCAGGTCGTGGACCAGTTGATCGGGGGATTGCGCTCGGGCATGGGCTACACGGGCTCCAACACCATCGCCGAACTGCAGGACGCGAAGCTGGTGCGGATCACCGCGGCCGGGCTCAAGGAAAGCCACCCGCACGACATCACGATGACGGTCGAGGCCCCGAACTACACCACCCGCTGA
- a CDS encoding DUF5319 domain-containing protein: protein MRAVPHDPMPPDPFAGDPEDPSMALGDHDDDADDGPPLGDEERAELLADLTDLAVYQALLEPRGIRGIVVDCADCGECHYHDWELLRSSLEQLLHDGRMRPHEPAFDPNPSDYVTWEYCRGYADGVTESESTH, encoded by the coding sequence GTGCGGGCCGTGCCGCACGATCCGATGCCACCAGACCCGTTCGCGGGCGATCCGGAAGATCCGAGCATGGCACTCGGTGATCACGACGACGACGCCGACGACGGACCGCCACTCGGAGACGAGGAGCGGGCCGAGCTGCTCGCCGACCTGACCGACCTCGCCGTCTACCAGGCCCTTCTGGAGCCCCGCGGGATTCGCGGCATCGTGGTGGACTGCGCGGACTGCGGCGAATGCCACTATCACGACTGGGAGTTGCTGCGCTCCAGCCTCGAACAGCTGCTGCACGACGGCCGGATGCGCCCGCACGAGCCGGCCTTCGACCCGAACCCGAGCGACTACGTCACGTGGGAGTACTGCCGCGGCTACGCCGATGGGGTCACGGAGAGCGAAAGCACGCACTGA
- a CDS encoding response regulator transcription factor, translating into MTTVLICDDRRSVREGLTRVMSAVPGVSRIDCVAHGDELLARFSRQAVDVVLVGTQRAVPNGVEATRRLVSAHPQANVIVFGAPDDAASIAAAIAGGARGYLRWDASRPELVAALAHTLASTSVPAPRQPSDPGVQLTERELQVLRGMSQGKSNGQIGRELYLSEDTVKTHARRLFRKLGVRDRAQAVAHGFRRGLVA; encoded by the coding sequence GTGACGACGGTCCTGATCTGCGATGACCGACGTAGCGTTCGGGAAGGGCTCACTCGTGTGATGTCTGCTGTCCCCGGAGTGAGTCGAATTGATTGCGTTGCGCACGGTGACGAGCTTTTGGCCCGCTTCTCGCGTCAGGCCGTGGACGTCGTGCTGGTGGGAACCCAGCGCGCAGTGCCCAATGGCGTCGAGGCCACTCGTCGGCTCGTCTCGGCTCACCCACAAGCGAACGTGATCGTGTTCGGTGCGCCGGACGACGCGGCCAGCATCGCCGCGGCGATCGCCGGCGGAGCACGCGGCTATCTCCGCTGGGATGCCTCCCGGCCGGAGCTGGTGGCGGCGCTGGCGCACACGCTGGCGAGCACCTCGGTGCCCGCGCCCCGGCAGCCGTCGGACCCCGGCGTGCAGCTGACGGAGCGGGAGCTCCAGGTGCTCCGCGGTATGAGCCAAGGCAAGAGCAATGGGCAAATCGGCCGGGAGCTCTACCTCTCGGAAGACACGGTCAAGACCCACGCGCGTCGGCTGTTTCGGAAGCTCGGTGTGCGAGACCGTGCGCAAGCTGTGGCGCACGGATTCCGCCGCGGCCTCGTGGCGTGA
- a CDS encoding anti-sigma-D factor RsdA, translated as MAERKGPEGEQAGHDPVESGRHEDRSHAEVARDSAPAEGSADEGTELIDNHRDSDSAESETTESDAASAGTGGAAVLAFRQRPDDRDNDELIDFDDFAEEPIDLSALQADDALLDALGGTNPDVTASADGGRPSLEALLIAWRQDIDAAPIGDLVDAETAAAAIAAGSRPRRRLKRRHLVPVATAAAVLMITFTGVGVAARDAQPGDMLWGVAQVLYTDHTRAVVAASSAREELNTAEGAIEKGNRTAAEAALRSAQEQMRGVDDEHGLSDLRAAHASLTARMDQDENHQTSERPTSQTPPTPTTSPSPSQPLPQQPPPTNSSSQPPTSSTRPTPEPSTSPSETSGTSEHTSSGIGSGLFPPQQQQSSSNP; from the coding sequence ATGGCGGAGCGGAAAGGGCCCGAGGGGGAGCAGGCGGGACACGACCCTGTCGAGTCCGGCCGGCACGAGGACCGTTCGCACGCGGAAGTTGCGCGGGACTCGGCTCCCGCAGAAGGGTCCGCAGACGAGGGAACGGAACTGATCGACAACCATCGGGATTCCGACTCGGCCGAGTCTGAAACCACCGAATCCGACGCCGCGTCCGCCGGGACGGGCGGAGCCGCGGTGCTTGCTTTCCGGCAGCGTCCGGACGACCGGGACAACGACGAGCTGATCGACTTCGACGACTTCGCCGAAGAACCGATCGACCTGAGCGCGCTGCAGGCCGACGACGCGTTGCTGGACGCGCTCGGCGGAACCAACCCAGACGTGACCGCATCGGCCGACGGCGGGCGGCCCAGCCTGGAGGCGCTGCTGATCGCGTGGCGGCAGGACATCGATGCCGCGCCGATCGGTGATCTCGTCGATGCGGAGACCGCAGCCGCGGCGATCGCGGCGGGCAGTCGCCCGCGCCGTCGGCTCAAGCGGCGGCACCTGGTTCCGGTGGCCACCGCGGCCGCGGTCCTGATGATCACGTTCACCGGTGTCGGGGTGGCCGCTCGCGACGCGCAGCCCGGCGACATGTTGTGGGGCGTGGCCCAGGTCCTTTACACCGACCATACCCGCGCGGTCGTGGCGGCGAGCTCGGCTCGGGAGGAGCTGAACACCGCCGAGGGCGCGATCGAGAAGGGCAACCGCACCGCTGCCGAGGCGGCGCTGCGTTCCGCGCAGGAGCAGATGCGCGGCGTCGACGACGAGCACGGACTCTCGGACCTGCGGGCCGCGCATGCTTCGCTGACCGCGCGGATGGACCAGGACGAGAACCACCAGACCTCGGAGCGGCCAACGTCCCAGACGCCCCCGACGCCGACCACGTCGCCGTCGCCGTCGCAGCCGTTGCCCCAACAGCCGCCTCCGACGAACAGCTCGTCGCAGCCGCCGACCTCGTCCACCCGGCCGACGCCGGAGCCCAGCACATCGCCGAGCGAGACCAGCGGTACCTCCGAACACACCTCCAGCGGCATCGGCTCCGGGCTGTTCCCGCCGCAGCAGCAGCAGAGTTCGAGTAACCCCTGA
- a CDS encoding glycoside hydrolase family 16 protein, with product MAPRQLLAAALALLASIPLLNACAAPRTEVFFDDFTGTELDRSKWTVEVTGENFDTVNQEQQAYVDSPETIYLDHDPATGASNGALALHPRFVPGHQAPDGETYDFVSGRIKTQGKVEFTYGSYAARLKLPEGATAAGLWPAWWSLGANIDTGGQWPECGEVDVMENVGEPWTSVSMHGPEYHGDTPIDGRQRFEGKDPADWHVYRVDWTPYGFTFFVDDTETYRITKKEMQAKGFTWVFDDPQFLILNFALGGEYPNGVNGVDEPYFGLPQSTVDKIAAGNVRYLVDWVRVTRS from the coding sequence ATGGCCCCCAGACAACTGCTCGCCGCCGCACTTGCCTTACTGGCCTCGATCCCACTCCTCAATGCCTGCGCCGCGCCCCGCACCGAGGTGTTCTTCGACGATTTCACCGGGACGGAACTGGACCGTTCGAAATGGACGGTCGAGGTCACCGGCGAGAACTTCGACACCGTCAACCAGGAACAACAGGCTTACGTAGATTCGCCCGAAACCATCTACCTTGACCATGACCCGGCGACCGGGGCGAGCAACGGCGCGCTGGCCCTGCACCCCCGGTTCGTCCCGGGCCATCAGGCCCCGGACGGGGAGACCTACGACTTCGTCTCCGGCCGGATCAAGACCCAGGGCAAGGTCGAGTTCACCTATGGCAGCTACGCGGCGCGGCTCAAGCTCCCCGAGGGTGCCACCGCTGCCGGGCTGTGGCCCGCATGGTGGTCGCTCGGTGCCAACATCGACACGGGTGGGCAGTGGCCGGAGTGCGGCGAGGTCGACGTGATGGAAAATGTCGGCGAGCCGTGGACCAGCGTGTCGATGCACGGCCCGGAGTATCACGGCGACACCCCGATCGACGGCAGGCAGCGATTCGAGGGCAAGGACCCGGCCGACTGGCACGTGTACCGGGTGGACTGGACGCCCTACGGGTTCACCTTCTTCGTCGACGACACCGAGACCTACCGCATCACCAAGAAGGAGATGCAGGCCAAGGGCTTCACCTGGGTGTTCGACGACCCGCAGTTCCTGATCCTGAACTTCGCCCTCGGCGGCGAGTACCCGAACGGCGTCAACGGCGTTGACGAACCCTACTTCGGCCTACCCCAATCCACAGTGGACAAGATCGCCGCGGGCAACGTCCGCTACCTGGTCGACTGGGTCCGCGTCACGCGGTCCTGA